GCCCAGCGCACGTACGACCGCGGCGTGCACCCGGGCGGCACCCTCCGCCAGCTCGCCGCGATCATGGCCGAGCACGACCGCTCACCGCGGCTGGGGAAGGTGCGGGTGCCGGCCCTGGTGGTCCACGGCGCGCGCGACCCGCTAGTGCACGTCTCGGGCGGACGCGCCACGGCACGCGCCATCCCCGGCGCGGACCTCGACGTCGTCCCCGGCATGGGCCACGACCTGCCCCGCGCGGTGTGGCCGCGGGTGATCAGGGGCATCACCCGGATCGCCGACCGCGCCGAAGCGGCGAACTGACGCGTCATTCGCGTGATTGAGCGCGGATCTCGCGTGATTGGAGGGACGACACGGGTCAAGCGGAGAGGGTTATCGAGCCCAGGTGGGAGAAGTGGGCCGCGATGCGGGAGCCCCGGCGGACCGGGACCGCGTCCGTCATGCCGCCGGTCAGGACCAGCCAGCCCGGTTCCAGGGCCAGGCCTCGCGCGCCCAGCGCGTTCGCCGCCAAGGCCAGGGCTTCCGCCGGGTGGCCCTGGACCGCCGCTCCCGTCGCCGTGTCGACGATCTGGCCGTCGACCTCCAGCAGGGCCGCTTCCAGGGACAAGTCCAGAGAAGCCGGCGGCAGGCCCACCGGGCCGACGCCGAAGTACGCCGACGAGCCGTTGTCGGCGACGGCGTCCGGGAGCGTGAAGCGGTAGTCGGCGTACCGGCTGTCGATGACCTCGATGCCGCCGTACACGCGGTCGACGGCGGCCAGTGCCGTCGCCGCGGTGACGCCGGGGCCCGCCAGCGGACGGCCCAGGACGAACACCAGCTCCGGCTCGGCCCGCGGGTGGATCAGCGCGTCGTGCGGCAGCGGCGCGCCCGCCGGCAGCACCATCGCGTCGGTGAGCCAGGCCAGCAGCGGCGAGTCGATGCCCATCCGCTGCTGCTTGGCCCGCGACGTCAGGCCGAGCTTCAGCCCGACGAGCGTCTCGCCGCGGGCGCGCCGCAGCCGCAGGGCCTCGTCCTGGATCGCGTACGCCGTCTCGACGTCCAGATCCGGCCAGCCGGAAGAGAGCGGCGCGCGCTCCGAGGTCGTCCCCAGCAGCGAAGCCGCTGCCTCGCGCACGTTC
This window of the Amycolatopsis balhimycina FH 1894 genome carries:
- a CDS encoding 2-keto-4-pentenoate hydratase: MNVREAAASLLGTTSERAPLSSGWPDLDVETAYAIQDEALRLRRARGETLVGLKLGLTSRAKQQRMGIDSPLLAWLTDAMVLPAGAPLPHDALIHPRAEPELVFVLGRPLAGPGVTAATALAAVDRVYGGIEVIDSRYADYRFTLPDAVADNGSSAYFGVGPVGLPPASLDLSLEAALLEVDGQIVDTATGAAVQGHPAEALALAANALGARGLALEPGWLVLTGGMTDAVPVRRGSRIAAHFSHLGSITLSA